A genomic region of Desulfosarcina ovata subsp. ovata contains the following coding sequences:
- a CDS encoding type I polyketide synthase translates to MKKEKKPAHPLIAIIGMGGMFAQSENLKAYWRTLVNGIDCISDPPASHGQLNACFDPDPKRQDHIYCKRGGFLPTLPFDPTEFGIPPAAIEATDTSQLLGLVGAKMALQDAGYGDNREFDRQGTSVILGVTGTQELVISLGSRLGHPFWRRALDNKGLSDQQKFDIISEISDSYVPWQESSFPGLLGNVVAGRICNRLNLGGTNCVVDAACASSLSAIHLSLMELHTGKSNMAVTGGVDTLNDIFMHMCFSKTGVLSHSGDARPFSSQADGTVLGEGIGILVLKRLADAERDGDRIYAVIRGIGSASDGKSQSIYAPLSDGQARALTEAYHNAGIGPETVDLIEAHGTGTRVGDGVEFSALRDVFSKISNGHRCALGSVKSMIGHAKAAAGAAGMIKATLALYHKVMPPTLKVGTPDPKLDIENSPFYLNTTARPWFKANGHPRRSGVSAFGFGGSNFHVVLEEYQPEKCEVAWDGSVELLAFSGADHRSIADHLTEFANQFADATDPVWPSRAARRLRADFNPDHPYRLVLVVDCRQDHKTIVDQLKSAVDTVGIGRTVLSPPQGLYYVAGDRTAGKLAFLFPGQGSQYPDMGRDLTNRFPEAMTAVQAASDAFDHDPPLWAMIFPQPALSDARHQQQADALRRTDVAQPAIGAISLAMLSVLDTFGVKPDVTCGHSYGELPALHAAGWIDRETLLRLSTLRGRLMAEAGSNKDAGTMLAVRAPINALEKLAASLPGVVLANLNSPEQGVLSGSKKAIEAAAEACKQKGYKSILLPVAAAFHSPLVQGAQAPFSEAVAKASFSPTAIPVYANLTASPYPEDPSQAADLLGRQLTSPVRFQQTIENLYAAGVRSFIEVGPKAVLSGLVRATLKTDDISVIALDRLAGKDTGMLDLAHTIGQLAALGGKPELTRWERALPEQRPHKMVIPLSGANYRSSRPSPPVSPAPKPADPIETKPLVRANVAPVQARSNTPINSPTSTKNAMPQKTPNDHPSTTPATPRQPAAAGMDDALAIVRKGLESIQSLHQQTAQTHQKFLETQAQAGRTLEAMMNSTRIFVESAMGGGIPATPDQPMFPQADRQPVAALTPATPNPATPVPQQAAPARAVASPVVSSPPVAASPSGEKETPPETGDGPADAIASTLIKIVAELTGYPEEMLGLEMDIEADLGIDSIKRVEILSAMEERMPHLPQVTPDMVGTLKTLGQIGDFLAAGGKLDKTGPVPAAVRNDALNPSSAADEAAIQSTLIKIVAELTGYPEEMLGLEMDIEADLGIDSIKRVEILSAMEERMPHLPQVTPDMVGTLKTLGQIGDFLAAGGPSDQAGPPAAVRNDTLNPSSAVDEAAIQSTLIKIVAELTGYPEEMLGLEMDIEADLGIDSIKRVEILSAMEERMPHLPQVTPDMVGTLKTLGQIGDFLAGTPAESETSCKPPETVPPAVSKAPPAETVISRQIVDIVSAPKMPGRPFSMDSDRTVVVVHGGTDLAAALVEQFHGKGIPARAIMAETVTGPEPFDEAGGVILCPDVPPEAAFMAAKNSAQALLSASQTGDALFAAITAMDGAFGFTGNAFPRPEQGALPGLAKTAGLEWEAVHCRAIDLSATIAADTSAAACLVVDELTTLSATDPIEIGLWQDRRITLTTVPAEIPEGSITLNNQDVVVVTGGARGVTAACALALARSTGACMALVGRSAAPAQIPDWLKGIEDEAGMKKAISVHGFAGLRPTPKELETAYRSYAASRAITGTLEAMQQAGVKTAYFSADVTHPASLQNALDAIRSQMGPITAIIHGAGVLHDRLIGDKTLNQFRDVYNTKVAGLQNLLSATKNDDLKYLTLFSSVSARTGNTGQCDYAMANEVLNKMARLEAQQRSDCRVTAINWGPWDGGMVTTSLKKAFGDMQIALIPVETGARMMVAEMKNAEASPVEVIIGSMLTTEMENTELASPSPLALLERRELNIERYPVLASHVIGGRPVVPFALISEWIGHGALKENPGYALHGIDDFRLLSGIRIEQGDKLVRLMAGKATKNGDAWQVDVELRNGVKNGKDVIHSRAKALLVDHFPEAPTFSGNGKNGSHPYPRDLKQIYGDILFHGERLRAIQSIDDYSDHGMTARLVAAPKPEAWMQDPIHERWTADPMVLDGAFQMAIVWCFEQTGKVCLPSYARAYRQYRSVFPSSGVSTVMQVTAHHSRKMVADFTFLDEDNQVVATLSGYEATIDQALMHAFKNNGLPSVINGDHS, encoded by the coding sequence ACTCGTCGGTGCCAAAATGGCCCTTCAGGATGCGGGGTATGGGGACAATCGCGAATTCGATCGACAGGGCACATCGGTCATTCTCGGCGTCACTGGCACCCAGGAACTCGTCATTTCGCTGGGATCGCGGCTGGGACACCCCTTCTGGCGCAGGGCCCTTGACAACAAAGGCCTCAGCGACCAGCAGAAATTCGATATTATCAGTGAAATTTCAGATAGTTACGTCCCCTGGCAGGAAAGCTCCTTTCCCGGACTGCTGGGCAATGTGGTCGCGGGCCGGATCTGCAATCGACTGAACCTTGGCGGCACCAACTGCGTCGTGGATGCGGCTTGCGCCAGCAGCCTCAGCGCCATCCATCTATCCCTGATGGAGCTGCATACCGGCAAAAGCAACATGGCGGTAACCGGCGGTGTCGATACACTCAACGATATTTTCATGCACATGTGTTTTTCCAAAACCGGGGTGCTTTCCCACAGTGGGGATGCACGGCCGTTTTCCAGCCAGGCCGATGGCACCGTGCTTGGCGAGGGGATCGGCATCCTGGTGCTCAAACGCCTCGCCGATGCCGAACGGGATGGAGACCGCATTTACGCCGTGATTCGCGGGATCGGTTCCGCCAGCGACGGAAAATCCCAAAGCATTTACGCCCCCCTGTCCGATGGTCAGGCACGGGCCCTGACGGAGGCGTACCACAATGCCGGCATTGGGCCCGAGACCGTCGATCTCATCGAAGCCCATGGCACCGGCACCCGGGTGGGCGACGGGGTGGAGTTCAGTGCCTTAAGGGACGTGTTCAGCAAAATTTCCAATGGGCATCGCTGTGCCCTGGGATCGGTCAAATCGATGATCGGGCACGCCAAGGCGGCGGCGGGTGCTGCCGGAATGATCAAAGCCACCCTGGCCCTCTACCATAAAGTGATGCCGCCAACACTGAAAGTCGGCACACCTGATCCGAAGCTGGATATCGAGAACAGCCCGTTTTACCTCAACACCACCGCCCGTCCCTGGTTCAAAGCCAACGGCCATCCGCGACGCAGCGGCGTCAGCGCCTTCGGGTTCGGCGGCAGCAACTTTCACGTGGTGCTCGAAGAGTACCAGCCTGAAAAATGCGAAGTCGCCTGGGACGGCTCCGTCGAACTACTGGCTTTTTCCGGCGCCGATCATCGCTCGATTGCCGACCATCTGACCGAGTTTGCCAACCAATTTGCCGATGCCACCGACCCGGTGTGGCCCAGCCGGGCGGCAAGGCGGTTGCGCGCCGATTTCAACCCCGATCACCCGTACCGGCTGGTGCTGGTTGTGGACTGCCGCCAGGACCATAAAACCATTGTGGATCAATTAAAATCGGCCGTGGATACGGTCGGCATTGGTCGTACCGTCCTATCCCCCCCTCAAGGTCTCTATTATGTGGCCGGCGACAGGACTGCCGGAAAACTCGCTTTCCTGTTTCCCGGCCAGGGGAGCCAGTATCCCGATATGGGCAGGGATCTGACCAACCGTTTCCCGGAAGCCATGACGGCTGTCCAGGCAGCCAGCGACGCGTTCGACCACGACCCTCCGCTCTGGGCGATGATCTTTCCGCAGCCGGCCCTTTCCGATGCCCGGCACCAGCAGCAGGCCGACGCCCTGCGCCGCACGGACGTGGCCCAACCGGCCATTGGGGCGATCAGTCTGGCCATGCTGTCCGTTCTGGATACTTTCGGGGTTAAACCGGATGTCACTTGCGGCCACAGTTACGGGGAACTGCCGGCCCTGCACGCCGCGGGATGGATCGACCGGGAAACCCTCTTACGCCTCAGCACACTTCGAGGGCGATTGATGGCCGAGGCCGGCAGTAACAAGGATGCGGGAACCATGCTGGCCGTACGGGCACCCATCAATGCCCTCGAGAAACTGGCGGCAAGCCTTCCCGGTGTGGTCCTGGCCAACCTCAACAGTCCTGAGCAGGGGGTGCTTTCCGGCTCGAAAAAAGCCATTGAAGCAGCAGCAGAAGCCTGTAAGCAAAAAGGCTACAAAAGCATTTTGCTGCCCGTGGCCGCCGCTTTTCACAGCCCCTTGGTCCAGGGGGCCCAGGCGCCGTTTTCTGAAGCGGTGGCAAAAGCCTCGTTTTCACCAACAGCGATACCCGTGTATGCCAACCTGACGGCGTCACCCTACCCTGAGGATCCGTCCCAGGCGGCCGATTTGCTTGGGCGGCAGCTCACCTCGCCGGTCCGTTTCCAACAGACGATTGAAAACCTGTATGCCGCCGGCGTGCGTTCATTCATCGAGGTCGGCCCCAAAGCCGTGCTCTCCGGACTGGTACGTGCAACCCTAAAAACAGACGACATATCGGTCATTGCTCTGGACCGTCTGGCCGGAAAAGATACGGGCATGCTTGACCTTGCCCACACCATCGGACAACTGGCCGCGCTTGGCGGCAAACCGGAACTGACTCGTTGGGAACGCGCGCTTCCTGAACAGCGCCCGCACAAGATGGTCATCCCCTTGTCAGGCGCCAACTACCGATCTTCCCGGCCGTCACCACCAGTATCGCCAGCGCCAAAACCCGCTGACCCGATTGAAACCAAACCGCTCGTTCGGGCGAACGTGGCCCCTGTCCAGGCCCGCTCAAACACCCCCATCAACAGCCCTACTTCAACGAAAAACGCCATGCCACAAAAAACACCCAACGACCATCCGTCCACCACGCCGGCGACCCCTCGTCAGCCCGCCGCCGCCGGAATGGACGACGCCCTGGCCATTGTCCGCAAGGGACTGGAATCGATCCAGTCCCTCCATCAGCAGACCGCTCAGACCCATCAGAAATTTCTCGAGACCCAGGCCCAGGCCGGTCGCACCCTTGAAGCGATGATGAACAGCACGCGCATCTTCGTTGAATCCGCCATGGGAGGGGGAATTCCGGCAACACCGGATCAACCGATGTTTCCTCAAGCCGATCGCCAGCCGGTTGCCGCCTTAACACCGGCTACGCCCAATCCGGCGACGCCAGTACCGCAACAGGCAGCGCCTGCCAGGGCGGTCGCATCACCGGTGGTGTCCAGTCCTCCCGTTGCCGCTTCACCGTCTGGAGAAAAAGAGACTCCCCCTGAAACCGGTGACGGACCTGCAGATGCCATTGCATCCACGCTCATCAAAATCGTTGCTGAACTGACCGGCTATCCCGAAGAGATGCTGGGGCTGGAGATGGATATCGAGGCCGACCTGGGCATCGACTCCATCAAGCGCGTGGAAATCCTTTCGGCCATGGAAGAACGCATGCCCCACCTCCCCCAGGTCACCCCGGACATGGTCGGAACCCTGAAAACCCTCGGACAGATCGGTGACTTTCTGGCCGCCGGAGGGAAATTGGATAAAACGGGCCCGGTGCCGGCGGCGGTGCGAAACGATGCCCTGAATCCGTCTTCTGCAGCTGACGAAGCCGCTATTCAATCCACGCTCATCAAAATCGTTGCTGAACTGACCGGCTATCCCGAAGAGATGCTGGGGCTGGAGATGGATATCGAGGCCGACCTGGGCATCGACTCCATCAAGCGCGTGGAGATCCTTTCGGCCATGGAAGAACGCATGCCCCACCTCCCCCAAGTCACCCCGGACATGGTCGGAACCCTGAAAACCCTCGGACAGATCGGTGACTTTCTGGCCGCCGGAGGGCCATCGGATCAAGCGGGCCCGCCGGCGGCGGTGCGAAACGATACCCTGAATCCGTCTTCTGCAGTTGACGAAGCCGCTATTCAATCCACGCTCATCAAAATCGTTGCCGAGTTGACCGGTTATCCCGAAGAGATGCTGGGGCTGGAGATGGATATCGAGGCCGACCTGGGCATCGACTCCATCAAGCGCGTGGAGATCCTTTCGGCCATGGAAGAGCGCATGCCCCACCTCCCCCAGGTCACCCCGGACATGGTCGGAACCCTGAAAACCCTCGGACAGATCGGTGATTTTCTGGCCGGCACACCTGCCGAATCTGAAACTTCCTGCAAGCCCCCTGAAACGGTCCCGCCGGCCGTATCCAAGGCACCTCCCGCGGAGACGGTCATCTCCCGTCAGATCGTCGATATCGTCAGTGCACCCAAGATGCCGGGACGTCCGTTTAGCATGGATAGCGATCGCACGGTGGTGGTGGTTCATGGCGGCACGGATCTGGCCGCCGCACTGGTCGAACAGTTCCATGGCAAAGGTATCCCGGCACGCGCGATCATGGCCGAAACAGTCACCGGACCGGAACCGTTCGACGAGGCGGGCGGGGTCATCCTCTGCCCGGATGTGCCCCCGGAGGCCGCTTTTATGGCCGCAAAAAACAGCGCCCAGGCACTGCTCTCCGCATCCCAGACAGGCGATGCGCTCTTTGCGGCCATCACCGCCATGGACGGGGCCTTTGGATTTACCGGCAATGCCTTCCCCCGTCCCGAGCAGGGCGCCCTTCCGGGTCTGGCCAAGACAGCCGGATTGGAATGGGAGGCCGTTCACTGCCGGGCCATTGATCTTTCTGCAACAATCGCCGCCGACACCAGCGCCGCCGCCTGTCTGGTGGTCGACGAATTGACGACGCTTTCGGCAACGGACCCCATAGAGATCGGGCTGTGGCAGGACCGCCGGATCACGCTGACGACAGTGCCTGCAGAAATACCCGAAGGATCCATAACCCTGAACAATCAGGATGTCGTGGTGGTCACCGGTGGTGCCCGCGGGGTGACGGCGGCCTGCGCCCTGGCCCTGGCCCGTTCCACAGGTGCCTGCATGGCGCTTGTCGGCCGGTCCGCAGCCCCGGCTCAGATTCCCGACTGGCTCAAGGGCATCGAGGATGAAGCGGGCATGAAAAAGGCCATTTCCGTTCACGGATTTGCCGGATTACGTCCCACCCCCAAGGAACTGGAAACAGCCTACCGCAGTTACGCGGCCAGCCGTGCCATCACGGGCACCCTTGAGGCGATGCAGCAAGCCGGCGTCAAAACGGCCTATTTCAGTGCCGATGTCACCCATCCGGCAAGCCTTCAAAATGCCCTTGATGCGATTCGCAGTCAGATGGGCCCCATCACCGCGATCATCCACGGTGCCGGTGTGCTTCACGACCGTTTGATCGGGGATAAAACCCTGAATCAGTTCCGTGACGTGTACAACACCAAGGTGGCGGGATTACAAAACCTGTTGTCCGCCACAAAAAACGATGATCTCAAGTATCTGACTCTCTTTTCATCGGTCAGTGCCCGTACAGGCAATACCGGCCAGTGTGACTATGCCATGGCCAACGAGGTGCTCAACAAAATGGCCCGCCTGGAAGCCCAGCAGCGCAGCGACTGTCGGGTCACGGCCATCAACTGGGGACCGTGGGATGGCGGGATGGTCACGACGTCGCTGAAAAAAGCCTTTGGCGACATGCAGATTGCCCTGATCCCTGTGGAAACCGGCGCCCGGATGATGGTGGCTGAGATGAAAAATGCCGAAGCCAGTCCCGTGGAAGTGATCATCGGCAGCATGCTGACCACTGAAATGGAAAATACCGAGTTGGCCTCACCGTCGCCGCTGGCACTTTTAGAACGGCGTGAACTGAATATTGAACGCTACCCGGTACTGGCGTCCCATGTCATTGGCGGCCGACCGGTGGTTCCTTTTGCCCTGATCTCCGAGTGGATCGGCCATGGCGCGCTCAAGGAAAACCCTGGGTACGCCCTCCACGGAATCGATGATTTCCGCCTGCTCAGCGGCATTCGCATCGAACAGGGTGATAAACTGGTACGCCTGATGGCCGGCAAAGCCACAAAGAACGGTGATGCCTGGCAGGTTGACGTGGAACTGCGCAACGGTGTGAAAAACGGTAAGGATGTGATCCATTCCAGGGCCAAGGCACTTCTGGTTGACCATTTTCCCGAGGCGCCGACGTTCAGTGGCAACGGTAAAAATGGAAGCCATCCCTACCCTCGTGACCTGAAACAGATTTACGGTGACATCCTGTTCCACGGTGAGCGTCTGCGGGCGATTCAGTCCATCGACGACTATTCCGATCACGGGATGACCGCCCGTCTGGTGGCGGCACCCAAGCCTGAAGCGTGGATGCAAGATCCCATTCACGAGCGCTGGACCGCCGATCCCATGGTGCTGGACGGCGCGTTTCAGATGGCCATTGTGTGGTGTTTCGAGCAGACCGGCAAGGTCTGCCTGCCCAGTTATGCCCGAGCCTACCGCCAGTATCGGTCGGTATTCCCATCTTCCGGGGTCAGTACGGTGATGCAGGTCACCGCCCACCATTCCCGTAAAATGGTGGCCGATTTCACCTTCCTGGACGAGGACAACCAAGTGGTCGCCACCCTGAGCGGTTATGAAGCCACCATCGACCAGGCCCTCATGCATGCCTTTAAGAATAACGGGTTACCATCCGTTATCAACGGAGATCACTCATGA
- the serA gene encoding phosphoglycerate dehydrogenase, producing MLKVLVSDVLGDAGIQIFRDHAEIEVDVKTGLAPEELIAIIGEYDALVIRSATRVTEAVLEAGKKLKVVGRAGIGLDNVDIPAATKRGVVVMNTPTGNVVTTAEHAIAMMMALTRNIPQGTLSLKEGRWDKKKLQGREVFNKTLGVVGFGKIGSIVADRAKGLRMKVVIYDPFVTPEQIQKSGFESVSLDELYARADYISVHVPKLKETTGLLNKAAFDKMKDGVMIVNCARGGIVDEDDLQDAIQSGKVAGAALDVFETEPPGECRLLEMDRLICTPHLGASTREAQTNVAVAVAHQIIDYIVDGTVVNAVNVPSVAGDLLKKIGPYMEVGDRMGCLQAQLASGPVKAVIIEYTGDFKGMDMAPVSTAILKGLLTPMVKYAVNFVNAPIVAKEMGIKVTESTTSEAEDYTHLITLRVITDAGENLVAGTIIGRSDLKVVKINDFRLELVPEGHILLIFNQDQPGAIGGIGTTLGNHDINIGRMQVGQDKDGEHNIIFLQTDTPVPAEVIETLRTAQMVNSVTPLEL from the coding sequence CGCGATCATGCGGAAATCGAGGTTGATGTTAAAACGGGGCTTGCTCCCGAGGAACTGATAGCGATCATTGGTGAATACGACGCCCTGGTAATTCGCAGTGCCACCAGGGTGACCGAAGCGGTCCTTGAGGCCGGAAAAAAACTGAAAGTGGTTGGCCGGGCCGGCATCGGACTGGACAATGTCGACATCCCCGCTGCCACCAAACGGGGCGTCGTGGTGATGAACACCCCCACCGGTAACGTCGTGACCACGGCCGAGCATGCCATCGCCATGATGATGGCTCTGACCCGCAATATTCCCCAGGGCACCCTGTCGCTGAAGGAAGGACGCTGGGACAAGAAGAAACTGCAGGGCCGTGAGGTGTTCAACAAAACCCTGGGCGTGGTCGGTTTCGGTAAAATCGGTTCCATTGTCGCCGACCGGGCCAAGGGCCTGCGGATGAAGGTGGTGATTTATGACCCCTTTGTTACCCCCGAACAGATTCAAAAATCCGGTTTCGAGAGTGTTTCCTTGGATGAACTCTATGCCCGGGCGGACTATATTTCGGTTCATGTCCCCAAGCTCAAAGAGACCACGGGGCTTCTGAACAAGGCTGCTTTTGATAAGATGAAAGATGGTGTGATGATCGTCAATTGCGCCAGGGGCGGTATTGTTGATGAGGACGACCTTCAGGATGCTATCCAGTCGGGGAAGGTGGCCGGGGCGGCCCTGGATGTGTTTGAAACCGAACCGCCGGGTGAGTGCCGGCTACTGGAAATGGACCGCTTGATCTGTACTCCCCATCTGGGTGCCTCCACCCGGGAGGCCCAGACCAATGTGGCCGTGGCCGTGGCCCATCAGATTATCGACTATATCGTCGATGGCACCGTGGTCAATGCCGTCAACGTTCCTTCGGTGGCCGGTGACCTGCTTAAAAAAATCGGTCCTTACATGGAAGTGGGCGATCGAATGGGTTGCCTGCAGGCGCAACTGGCCAGCGGCCCGGTCAAAGCGGTGATCATCGAGTATACCGGTGACTTCAAGGGCATGGACATGGCACCGGTATCAACGGCGATCCTGAAGGGGCTGCTCACTCCGATGGTCAAATATGCGGTTAATTTCGTCAATGCCCCCATTGTGGCCAAAGAGATGGGGATCAAGGTCACGGAATCCACCACCTCGGAAGCCGAAGACTACACCCATCTGATCACGTTGCGCGTGATTACCGACGCCGGCGAAAACCTGGTGGCCGGTACGATTATCGGCCGCAGCGACCTGAAAGTGGTCAAGATCAACGATTTTCGCCTGGAACTGGTCCCCGAAGGCCACATCCTGCTGATCTTCAACCAGGATCAACCGGGGGCCATCGGCGGTATCGGCACCACGTTGGGAAATCACGATATCAACATCGGCCGCATGCAGGTGGGACAGGATAAGGATGGTGAGCACAATATCATTTTTCTGCAGACCGATACGCCGGTCCCTGCGGAAGTGATCGAAACCTTGCGTACGGCGCAGATGGTCAACTCGGTGACACCGCTGGAGTTATAG
- a CDS encoding fumarylacetoacetate hydrolase family protein, translated as MIQLPIKNRSETYPVQPTKLIALGLNYRAHIAESVSMKVKGFTDEVPSEPLLFPKTPNVLIGPGESIVIPKFLKSYGFRTPRTDYEAELALIIGTRCKDASVDQALEHVFGYTCMNDVSQRNLQNGDRTGWYRGKSLDTFGPIGPQVVLAEDVPDPQNLDIRCRLNGKTVQESNTSQMIFTIPEIIAFVSKNFTLMPGDIILTGTPAGVGPLSQGDVVEVEIEGIGVLRNSVIDETN; from the coding sequence ATGATCCAGCTTCCCATTAAAAACCGTTCAGAGACCTACCCCGTTCAGCCGACCAAGCTGATCGCGCTGGGCCTGAACTATCGCGCCCACATTGCTGAAAGCGTTTCGATGAAGGTCAAGGGCTTTACCGACGAGGTTCCGTCCGAGCCCCTGCTTTTCCCCAAAACCCCCAACGTGCTAATCGGGCCTGGCGAATCCATCGTTATCCCGAAATTCTTAAAATCATACGGATTCAGAACCCCGCGTACCGATTACGAGGCGGAACTGGCGCTGATCATTGGCACACGCTGCAAGGATGCCTCGGTGGATCAGGCCCTGGAGCATGTTTTCGGATATACCTGCATGAACGATGTCAGCCAGCGCAATCTCCAAAATGGGGACCGTACCGGCTGGTACCGGGGAAAATCGTTGGATACCTTTGGTCCCATCGGCCCGCAGGTGGTGCTGGCCGAGGATGTGCCCGACCCGCAGAACCTTGATATCCGCTGCCGGCTCAACGGCAAAACCGTGCAGGAAAGCAACACCAGCCAGATGATTTTCACAATTCCCGAAATCATCGCCTTTGTTTCCAAAAATTTCACCCTGATGCCCGGAGACATCATCCTTACCGGCACCCCCGCCGGGGTGGGTCCGCTATCTCAAGGGGATGTTGTGGAAGTGGAAATTGAGGGGATTGGTGTGCTGAGAAACAGTGTTATCGACGAAACCAATTAA